One genomic segment of Panicum virgatum strain AP13 chromosome 2N, P.virgatum_v5, whole genome shotgun sequence includes these proteins:
- the LOC120659341 gene encoding leucine-rich repeat receptor-like serine/threonine-protein kinase At1g17230 yields MASPVPRFLLPAAVLFLAVLGSAEAGAEEEAAALLEFKRALLDVDGRLSGWGGTGADPCGWAGIACSAAGEVTGVTLHGLNLHGGLSAAVCALPRLAVLNVSKNALAGAVPPGLAACAALEVLDLSTNALHGAVPQELCALRALRRLFLSENLLAGEIPAAIGNLTALEELEIYSNNLTGKIPTSIRALRRLRVIRAGLNDISGPIPVELTECASLEVLGLAQNNLAGELPRELSRLKNLTSLILWQNALSGEVPPELGSCTNLQMLALNDNAFTGGVPRELAALPSLLKLYIYRNQLDGTIPSELGNLQSVLEIDLSENKLTGIIPGELGRMPTLRLLYLFENCLQGSIPPELSQLSSIRKIDLSINNLTGTIPMAFQNLSNLEYLELFDNQLQGTIPPLLGANSNLSVLDLSDNQLTGSIPPHLCKYQKLMFLSLGSNRLIGNIPPGLKACRTLTQLRLGGNMLTGSLPVELWQLQNLTSLEMNQNQFSGPIPPEIGKFRSIERLILSNNYFVGQIPAAIGNLMELVAFDISSNQLSGPIPRELAQCKKLQRLDLSRNSLTGVIPQEIGGLVKLELLKLSDNSLNGTIPSSFGGLSRLIDLEMGGNHLSGQVPVELGELTALQIALNVSHNMLSGEIPTQLGNLHMLQYLYLDNNELEGQVPSSFSELSSLLECNLSYNNLVGPLPSTPLFEHLDSSNFLGNNGLCGIKGKACPDSSVSSYSSQEAAAQKKRFLREKIISIASIVIALVSLVLIAVVCWALRARIPELVSSDDRKTGFSGPHYCMKERVTYQELMKATEDFSESAVIGRGACGTVYKAVMPDGRKIAVKKLKSQGEGSNIDRSFRAEITTLGNVRHRNIVKLYGFCSHQDSNLILYEYMANGSLGELLHGSKDAYLLDWDTRYRIALGAAEGLRYLHSDCKPQVIHRDIKSNNILLDEMMEAHVGDFGLAKLIDISNSRTMSAVAGSYGYIAPEYAFTMKVTEKCDVYSFGVVLLELLTGQSPIQPLEKGGDLVNLVRRMMNKMTPNTEVFDSRLDLSSRRVVEEMSLVLKIAMFCTNESPFDRPSMREVISMLIDARASSYDSFSSPASEAPIEEDSPKV; encoded by the exons ATGGCGTCGCCCGTTCCGCGGTTCTTGCTCCCGGCGGCGGTCCTCTTCCTCGCCGTCCTTGGATcggcggaggcgggggccgaggaggaggcggcggcgctgctggagTTCAAGCGCGCGCTGCTCGATGTGGACGGGCGGCTCTCCGGCTGGGGCGGCACGGGCGCGGACCCCTGCGGGTGGGCCGGCAttgcctgctccgccgccggcgaggtcaccGGCGTCACGCTCCACGGCCTCAACCTCCACGGCGGGCTCTCCGCCGCCGTCTGCGCGCTCCCGCGCCTCGCCGTCCTCAACGTCTCCAAGAACGCGCTCGCGGGCGCCGTCCCGCCCGgcctcgccgcctgcgccgcgctCGAGGTCCTCGACCTCAGCACCAACGCGCTCCATGGCGCCGTCCCGCAGGAGCTCTGCGCGCTGCGGGCCCTCCGCCGCCTCTTCCTCAGCGAGAACCTGCTCGCCGGCGAGATCCCCGCCGCCATCGGCAACCTCACCGCGCTCGAGGAGCTCGAAATCTACAGCAACAACCTCACCGGGAAGATCCCCACATCCATCCGCGCGCTGCGCCGGCTCCGCGTCATCCGCGCCGGGCTCAACGACATCTCCGGCCCCATCCCCGTCGAGCTCACCGAGTGCGCCAGCCTCGAGGTGCTCGGGCTCGCGCAGAACAACCTCGCCGGGGAGCTGCCCAGGGAGCTCTCCCGCCTCAAGAACCTCACCTCATTGATCCTCTGGCAGAACGCCCTCTCCGGGGAGGTCCCGCCGGAGCTCGGGAGCTGCACCAACCTCCAGATGCTCGCCCTCAACGACAACGCCTTCACCGGCGGCGTGCCAAGGGAGCTCGCGGCGCTGCCGTCGCTCTTAAAGCTGTACATTTACCGGAACCAGCTCGACGGCACCATCCCATCGGAGCTGGGTAACCTGCAGAGTGTACTGGAGATTGACCTCTCAGAGAACAAGCTCACCGGCATCATCCCCGGCGAACTTGGCCGGATGCCCACGCTCCGGCTGCTCTATCTCTTCGAGAACTGCCTGCAAGGTAGCATCCCGCCGGAGCTCAGCCAGTTGAGCAGCATAAGAAAGATTGACTTGTCCATCAACAACCTCACCGGCACAATTCCGATGGCGTTTCAGAACCTGAGCAACTTGGAGTACTTGGAACTCTTCGATAACCAGCTCCAAGGCACCATCCCTCCATTATTGGGAGCCAACAGTAACCTCTCAGTGCTCGATTTGTCCGACAATCAGCTGACCGGTAGCATCCCTCCTCACCTCTGCAAGTACCAGAAGCTCATGTTCTTGAGCCTTGGATCGAACCGCCTCATCGGCAACATCCCTCCAGGATTGAAGGCTTGCAGAACTCTGACACAGCTCCGGTTGGGGGGCAACATGCTGACAGGGAGCCTCCCGGTCGAGCTGTGGCAACTGCAGAACCTGACCTCGCTTGAAATGAACCAGAACCAGTTCTCTGGGCCAATACCGCCTGAGATTGGCAAATTCAGGAGCATAGAGAGGCTCATTTTGTCCAACAATTACTTTGTTGGACAGATCCCTGCTGCCATTGGCAACCTGATGGAGCTTGTCGCCTTCGACATTTCATCAAACCAGCTCAGCGGACCAATTCCCAGAGAGCTAGCGCAGTGTAAAAAGCTTCAAAGGCTTGATCTCAGTAGAAACTCCCTCACTGGAGTGATTCCTCAGGAGATTGGTGGGCTGGTGAAGCTGGAGCTGCTCAAGCTGTCTGACAACAGTCTGAATGGAACCATTCCGAGCAGTTTCGGAGGCCTTTCACGGCTCATAGATCTGGAGATGGGAGGCAACCATCTGTCTGGTCAGGTCCCAGTTGAGCTTGGTGAGCTCACTGCCCTTCAGATCGCCCTAAATGTCAGTCACAACATGTTGTCGGGTGAGATCCCCACGCAGCTAGGTAACTTGCACATGCTGCAGTACCTGTACTTGGACAACAATGAGCTTGAAGGTCAAGTTCCTTCCTCATTCAGTGAGCTTTCAAGCCTGTTGGAGTGCAACCTGTCTTACAACAATCTTGTTGGACCGCTTCCCAGCACTCCACTGTTCGAGCACTTGGACAGCAGCAACTTCCTTGGGAACAATGGCCTTTGTGGCATCAAAGGGAAAGCATGTCCAGATTCATCAGTGTCATCCTATTCAAGCCAGGAAGCAGCAGCACAGAAGAAGCGCTTTCTCAGGGAGAAGATTATCAGCATTGCCTCCATTGTCATTGCTTTGGTTTCGTTGGTGCTGATTGCAGTTGTTTGCTGGGCCTTAAGAGCCAGGATACCGGAGCTTGTATCAAGTGATGATCGCAAGACTGGGTTCTCCGGCCCTCACTACTGCATGAAGGAACGGGTGACCTATCAAGAGCTTATGAAAGCAACCGAGGACTTTTCAGAGAGTGCTGTGATTGGAAGGGGTGCCTGTGGCACAGTCTACAAGGCTGTCATGCCTGATGGCCGGAAAATTGCTGTGAAGAAGCTGAAGTCTCAAGGAGAAGGTTCAAACATCGACAGAAGCTTCAGAGCTGAGATAACCACACTTGGAAATGTCAGGCACCGCAACATTGTCAAGCTGTACGGCTTCTGCTCTCATCAGGACTCAAATCTTATCCTGTATGAGTACATGGCAAACGGTAGCCTTGGGGAGTTGCTTCATGGAAGCAAGGATGCCTATCTTCTAGACTGGGACACCCGATACCGGATCGCTCTTGGGGCTGCTGAAGGCCTGCGGTATCTTCACAGCGATTGCAAGCCACAGGTGATTCACCGTGATATCAAATCTAATAATATTCTGCTCGATGAGATGATGGAGGCTCATGTGGGGGACTTCGGCCTGGCCAAGCTTATTGACATTTCCAACTCCAGAACAATGTCTGCTGTTGCTGGTTCATATGGGTACATTGCACCAG AGTATGCCTTCACCATGAAGGTCACCGAGAAGTGTGATGTTTATAGTTTCGGGGTAGTCTTGTTGGAACTACTAACCGGACAATCTCCAATTCAGCCTCTTGAGAAAGGAGGAGATCTTGTGAATTTGGTGAGGCGGATGATGAACAAAATGACACCAAATACGGAAGTGTTTGACAGCAGATTGGACCTGAGCTCAAGGAGAGTTGTGGAAGAAATGTCTCTGGTGCTAAAAATTGCAATGTTCTGCACCAACGAGTCACCATTTGATAGGCCCAGCATGAGAGAAGTCATATCCATGCTAATCGATGCTAGAGCATCCTCATATGACTCATTTTCCTCGCCAGCATCAGAGGCACCTATAGAAGAGGACTCCCCAAAAGTGTAG
- the LOC120659153 gene encoding uncharacterized protein LOC120659153, translated as MEGGKEEDEEEAEEGAAGDERVVWLRGPSQLPRRPIPLARRPMIQPLEPKGWFFVQPGEHKRKPNGILGLLCRLHFPGLVMHAGVLEPAYTWDHYMASPEATEREGRNFTTKARRVVGELWNFYRCEEGYEARANELAHQACYIIKGALASASTRILGRSLIQASLATTSRRTPCLT; from the exons atGGAGGGGGgcaaggaggaggacgaggaggaggccgaggagggggcggcaggAGATGAGCGGGTGGTGTGGTTGCGTGGACCGTCGCAACTCCCGCGACGTCCGATACCTCTAGCGAGACGCCCGATGATTCAGCCACTAGAGCCTAA GGGGTGGTTTTTTGTGCAGCCTGGTGAGCACAAACGGAAGCCCAATGGTATCTTGGGTCTTTTGTGCCGGCTGCACTTCCCCGGGCTCGTGATGCATGCCGGGGTGCTGGAGCCGGCatacacgtgggaccactacatggcCAGCCCGGAAGCTACTGAACGCGAAGGAAGGAACTTCACCACCAAAGCGAGGCGGGTGGTCGGGGAGTTGTGG AATTTCTACAGGTGCGAGGAAGGCTATGAGGCCCGGGCGAACGAGCTGGCTCACCAGGCTTGCT ACATCATCAAGGGAGCCTTAGCCTCGGCGAGTACAAGAATACTTGG TCGGAGTCTCATCCAGGCCAGTCTTGCAACGACTTCACGGCGTACGCCATGTCTCACATGA
- the LOC120659342 gene encoding transcription factor PCF6-like, translating to MEAVLGGGDGRGKRARVKAGGPDPDPEPEPKRGRPAPAPAPWPPHPASRIYRVSRASGGKDRHSKVYTAKGIRDRRVRLSVATAIQFYDLQDRLGYDQPSKAIEWLIKAAAAAIDKLPSLDAAAGFPAHPASAKDLPAALPDAPPDDDHHHQQQQLTRSGCSSMSETSKGSVLSLSRSESRVKARERARERSAAAQDKDKEPAADDAATGRRAAPTASAQAASFTELLTGMAAAEHKQQPQPQSSAPWQATAVPATANYIGFAQPRKAAGHAMAHSFASPAPHLGNIASVAMAPAQHFGLASGAVTIASGGAEPHAEMTHFSFLQDHFMPVHAAPASGPAGDYDLNFSMSSGLVGVNSRGTLQSNSQPHISGHHHHQLQRLSTPLDAPNIPFLFSPAAAVTTPTTADNQFAAFQLWNGFQHADMKEKGKN from the coding sequence ATGGAGGCCGTGCTGGGCGGCGGGGACGGCCGGGGCAAGCGGGCCCGGGTGAAGGCCGGGGGCCCGGACCCggaccccgagcccgagcccaagcgcggccggccggcgcccgcgcccgcgccgtggccgccgcacCCGGCCTCGCGGATCTACCGCGTCTCGCGGGCCTCCGGCGGCAAGGACCGCCACAGCAAGGTCTACACCGCCAAGGGcatccgggaccgccgcgtccGCCTCTCCGTCGCCACCGCCATCCAGTTCTACGACCTGCAGGACCGCCTCGGCTACGACCAGCCCAGCAAGGCCATCGAGTGGCTcatcaaggccgccgccgccgccatcgacaaGCTGCCctcgctcgacgccgccgcgggcttCCCCGCCCACCCGGCCTCCGCCAAGGACCTGCCGGCGGCCCTGCCGGATGCGCCGCCCGAcgacgaccaccaccaccagcagcagcagctcacgAGGTCGGGCTGCAGCAGCATGTCCGAGACCAGCAAGGGCTCCGTCCTCTCGCTCTCCCGCTCCGAGAGCCGGGTCAAGGCCAGGGAGCGCGCCAGggagcggagcgccgccgcccaggacaAGGACAAGGaacccgccgccgacgacgccgccacggggcgccgcgccgcgcccaccgCCTCCGCGCAGGCCGCGTCCTTCACCGAGCTGCTCACGGggatggccgccgccgagcacaagcagcagccgcagccgcagtcgTCTGCCCCCTGGCAGGCAACGGCTGTCCCCGCGACCGCTAACTACATCGGGTTCGCGCAGCCCCGGAAGGCGGCCGGCCACGCGATGGCGCACTCCTTCGCCTCCCCGGCTCCCCATCTCGGCAACATTGCGTCCGTCGCCATGGCCCCGGCGCAGCACTTCGGCTTGGCGAGCGGCGCCGTAACCATCGCCTCTGGCGGCGCCGAGCCGCACGCGGAGATGACGCACTTCTCGTTCTTGCAGGACCACTTCATGCCCGTCCACGCGGCGCCGGCTTCGGGTCCCGCCGGAGACTACGACCTCAACTTCTCCATGTCCTCGGGTCTTGTGGGTGTCAACAGTAGGGGGACCCTTCAGTCCAATTCGCAGCCGCACATctccggccaccaccaccaccagctccaGAGGCTGTCTACTCCACTGGACGCTCCCAACATACCCTTCCTGttcagccccgccgccgcggtgacCACACCCACCACGGCGGACAACCAGTTCGCCGCGTTCCAGCTCTGGAACGGGTTCCAGCACGCAGACATGAAGGAGAAGGGCAAGAACTGA